In Sander vitreus isolate 19-12246 chromosome 4, sanVit1, whole genome shotgun sequence, the genomic stretch ATGTGGAACAGTAAAACAGACTTACGTTTCCCGAGTGTTCCTGCCTGCAAATCCTCATCGCTAATTAACAACACCTGGATTAGATTGATAAACCCTAGTTTGCGCCATTTTggattctttctctctctctctctctgtaaattTAATGCAAGCTCTCGGGCAGCTTTCCAGTGAAGAAGTGGCcaaattgaatatatttgacGATATGAGGCGCAGTCTTTTGCCAAAATGTGAGCTATTGGCCATAATTAGATATGTATATTGTAGTAGTCTGTGGGTAGGAAAGAAACACTGAGGACGTCGTGTGGACAAACGACGAACTGCTTCAGTTTAGACTCCAGCAGGTCGGAAACACTTTCTGTCTCTGAAGTCCAATGCTTTGTAAAAGACCTGCATtcgaaaatgtacttaagtagccTAATTTACATACATTACAAACTACTTCCCATATCATACTCATTCCAGTAACATAGAGTTAAATGAAGATAACGTGATGCGTAGgcctacctcaaaattgtaataGGCTACTTTAGTAATTGGTGTACATAAAAGGGAAACAGCTTGGGTCCAAGTTTATTTCTTGTAATATTAGCAGATGTGGCAGAAATAGCCTACACTTCGAGGCTAATCTGTGAAACAACTTTAAAGCCAAACTGAAAAGGCTAAATTCATTAGTGCAGTCATTATAAACAATACAGTAGCCTCCAGTAAAAGCTGTACTGTGATAACTGCTTTATAATGATGAGTGGAGTTTAATTTGTTAAATATGTACACATTTATACCATTCACTAGACTACACGGCTATAGTGGGAAACAAAGTTTTACTCTATTTTTAACAAATAGCATGATTTCAAGAAATGCTAGTTTCCTTTGTGGTTTATTGCCTGTGATAACTTCTGTAGAAGAAGCCTAAATAAAAACCTTTAGGCTTTCTTAAATTGATTATTGTTACAAGATTCAAACGGCAACATAAACAACCCTGTGGTCATTGATGCTGGGACAACAATCAAATGCTAATATCTGAATAACGTCTGGATAATTTGTATATTTGCAAGGGTTGGAGAGTTTTTGTGATGCTCAGTAGTGACTTTGTAGTGGCCTTACTGCTTACAGTATAGCTGCATTATATTATAAACATTTCTTGTATATTTGCATTTGTATTGGCTTTAACTATTATAGAATTGAAGCTACCACAGCTTGAAGTAATGCAAGAAGTAATTCAAGGTCATGACCAGTGAAATCAGATGAGTTTATTTCACTCTGTTGCTTCACATTTCATGCTCACTGCAGTAGCACAGATGAATCATGCTACAGATATTAGTTTAATGTAGAGCAGATAATGCATCAGACTTAAAATAGCCACGACTTGTTTGCCAAATTTATCAAGTATCAGTGAACAAAGGTCTATAGAAAGGGTCTGTTCTTCTTTCAGAGGTCAATATCCTGCCCATGTCTTTGTCCTGTTATCACACATCAGACCCTTCTGTGGGTGACGCAGGCTCATTTGGCTCAGATGCATTCATTTGTGCTTTATGGGTTGCTGATGCTTGTAATTATATTAAGCATGCCTGATATCAATGCAGAGTAAAATGAATTAGACTTGAGAAAAATATGATTATCATATTGGATTTAATTCAATAACCTTTTCTTTGAATTCAAGattacacatgcaaacacaagaaACAGATTTCAGAACCTGATCACAGTTTCTGAGGTGAATAATCTTTGAGACAAAAGACCAGCTTCATCTGATTTTGTTTGGCATTGTTCGCAGTGtccttttgtttatgtttttacatcATTCTTTCTATTTACGTCTGTTTCAAGATGTCCAGTCAATGGAGTGGTTTGGGTCTAGAAGGAGGTAATATAATCATATAATACAAGTATAAAAGTAAAGCAGATCTAAGGTCTAAAGGACAGATACTGACCGTAATTACTGTTTTACCTGAACTAACATTGTTTCTAACCAGGTGCCAATGCCACAATGTAAGAAGTTAACTCCTCTTTGAGGTGAGATTTCATACATCGAGCCCCTGACAGCTCCCAGGAGCCCTGCTTCTTATTTCCTCTTGCCTATTCGTGCCATCAATTCTGCATTAGCTGCTGCCTTGGTTCTCATGTCCTGGTTCTTGGCCAGGTCTATGAGGACACTGAGGATGCTGGTAGGAACATCAAGGGAGAGGGCGAAGCGGGACCCCTGCGGGGCTCTTTTTGGCACTTGGGAGGCTGGGCGCGGGGCTCGTTCTCGCCGGAGCACAGTGTGATGTTCTGATTGGAGCAATGAATTCAACACACCGCTGCGGTTTAGGATGTCCACAGCCAacacctccctctgtgtgtcttcGTCAAGTTTAGCAAGAGTTGGACCGCTCCTCTGGCTCTGGACACACCAAGGCAGCAGCAGAGCcaggcagaaacacacacgcacacttctCATGGTCAGGACTCTGCAGGGAGAGACAAAGAACAGATCAGCCAGTGGCTCAAAATTGCACAACTGTGACACTACAAGGCTTCTCTCGGCGATGGCATGCATCAGGaatcttctttttttgcaataattagaacaaaaaacacatctgaaaaCAGTTATTCTATAGTGATTTCATATACAAATCCCTCTTCAGTCTTAAAGTGAGGCTCGTGATGACAAGCAGAAGGCTTTTAGATGGGAATATAGAACATGATGCAATGCAACAGTAGAATGAAATTACTaattttgtaaatgtaatatataggattatttacattttagtaGTCCATGCCAATGCACAAAAGGAGATAAATAATCTATCCACTGTGCAGTAATTGCTAGATTTGAAATAAAgcctaaaaaaatacataaaagcatgttgaaaaactACTTGTTTTACTGGTCATACAGTTTTCTGCAGAGAATTTTAGATTCTCCAATATTTTGTTCTATAATTAATCCAGTATTTTGTCCAACTTTCTAATAAATCGTGCAATATGTTCAGACATGTACAGATAAACCTGGGTAAGCATTATCAAGTGTCATAATCCCAATCAATACTTACTCAGTGTTACCGCTGTCAAAAGTTGGTAACTTGACAAAAAGACACTTCTCTTTCCTCTGGTCTAAAGCAGGGCTTTGGTAATGATCTCTTGTCTTTGACCCTCAGATATCCTATAATACTGTATCTTCTGTATcccagcttcttcttcttctagagCTACTGGAGGATCAACCTGTGTGGCACGCAGTCGGATGTTCAACTGGACTTCTGCCTGCTCGTCCACAACTTCGTCTTCATCCACGTCGGTCTTCGCCCTGACACTGCCGCTACCTCTTTCTGTTTATCTTTTACATCTCTACACCCCATCACCCTCCCCTCATTTCATCTCATTTCCTCTACACTcattgctctctttctctttctaatAATAACACGATGGTAATCACAATAGTTTGCCTAGAATGAATTGGATCGTTGCCCCAGTCTGCAGTCAAAGCACAACTAAAAACCCACCATCACCATTCAAAGTACCAATACGCTGCAAAAAAAACCCAGTCCCTTTCTTATCATGGTGTTATGAGTTCCTGTGTTTTCAATCATCCATGTCGACTGGGTGACCATAGTCTCATCATTACAATGGGAggaatattaaaagtaaaagacaGTAGTAGGACAAACAACATTGTCACTGAAAAGTCCAATTTTCATGCAATTACAGATTGTCGTGATCATCTTTGtagtttatgttgtgtttgtgtgtgtgtgatttctaaTGTTTCGTTTCAAGACTGATTTGAGTGAAAGTGTGTTCACTAATTTTCATAAACATTCATGAAAGTGAATGGCAGTTACCAAGATCCGTCATTAACAAGGCACAACACATTCTGTACAGATGACACCTAATACCCTGCAGTAACTGATTATTGGCCTCCTTTCTCCTTAAATATAGGCTCAAGACTCcacaatacacaaaaaaaaaaacatcgttCTTGAAAGAGTAACAATCTCACTGAAATAAATGGGTTTCTCATCTCTAAAACAATTCTCAATATACAGAGGGGTCTACTAAAGGCCTCAAATTGGCTAGTTTAACTGTATCATGACCTTGATGAGGCAAAGGGTTAAAGTGAGATCCTATAAGGCCATATGAATATGTATACTTGTTTGTATGttgtaaataaatagaacatTTTCTCAACTAGTCAGACTACAGACCTCCAGAACCTAAAACAGTGTACGTCACAAActccaaaaaaaagtaattctaTATGAAAGAGCAGGCTCAAATTCTTTCCCAATACTGTGATTGTGTGATGATTAAACTCTACAGGGAGCATTTAGATGTGAGTAACAGCTGCTAAATGTTGTCGTCATTTAGGGTTTAAAGAGGCGATTGCATATCTGAAAATGGGGAATTGGATGTGTTACATAATTTAAGTAGAATAAAAGGAACTGCAAATTTGCTCATTGGGTTCCAATTTTGAAATGATAGGCTTAATCAAGGATCAAATAACCAGTATCACCTTTTTACTGATGTCAACTCTGATTGGATTTTGTGTAAAGACAGCCACCCTAGCTATGTGCATTTGTCTCCTTGAAATGTTTGCCAGGTATGACATGGGGGAATTTAAATCAAAATGCTGGACACTGTGCATTGTTTCTACTTAAAGGAACATAATGTATTAGTACACACATCTCTCTATTTAAAGAccacagaggcagagaggagaAAAGCAAGGAGGAAGTGGCTGTCAGGCCCAGGAGGAAGACCAACAAGACAAAGTCCACCTTATTTACTGATTCACCTCCAGTCCAGCCCATCAAGGGACTTAGCTTCATCTAACTAATGATATGAATATTGCAAGTGCAGCCTGATTACGATAGGTGGGCCCTCGGGGGGCCAAACAGGATTATGAGCCATCTCAGTTACCCTCAGATACACAAACATGGGTCACACAAATGTGATTAAGTAGCAAACAGAGATGTCCTGGGTTATTTACCCATAGCATTATTGTCTCATATACTGCATGACGCAGGACTAAGCATGAATCTGAGATGTCATTTCTGTGATTCAAGATCCAACATATATATCACAGCAGGTCCTGGTTTACCATACAAGTACCCTTCTGACGTAGGTTCTGTATCTGATAAACTCAATGTATGAAAAAACATCTCATCACAATTACTTTGATCAGCAACAATATGGTTAAATATGGTTATAAAAATACTTTATTCTAAattaagaaacaaacaaaacagtcaTATGACAGCAATTTGTAGTAGTAAGAACAGAATACAAAGTGACGATAGTAAATGCTAAGACATAACACAGTAGCAAAATGCAAGTAGGTGACAAAGAAGTTGCCCACAACCTAAAATTACACCTCAAACTATAACTACTGTATACTATATAACTATAATAGATCTCTGAATAAACAGATATATAATCAGAAGACAGAACACAGGGACAATAAAAAGAGGACTAGTCTGCTTTTAGGAGATAAATTAGAATGTAGAGTTAACAGCTATGTTCATTAATGTTATCTATTCTTTTATTTTAGAAAACTGCTACTGACACTGAAATTCTTTGATGTACGGCTTCGTGCCTGGCAATATTCCTAGAATTAATTTGGAGGCAGCATAGTGTCCTAAATGTGTCAGTGCTTTTAACATGCAGGAGCCTACAAAGACAAGGCACATTTTCCACATGGCTTACTTATTTTCCAAATCtgtttttaagacctttttttgtgtaatgtgattATGCATCACAATATAGAAAACCTACAAAATTAATCGAGACGCAACTGAACCTAAAATTTTGTAAGTTATCATTACGCATACTTAACGTTTCTTTCAGTTGTGCTGTTCCCAAATTGAGCAATAACCAAAAAGCTAGCATTACAGTTAACCATGACACAAAGAAATGGTGTGCTGTAAGTGTATGAAGatcttaaaatgtaatattaaaaaaagaaactttgaaaaGCAACACATCACATACTACAGAACACATGAATGAGACAAATCACACTGGGCCAatgttttacagtatttttattttgttgcaatGAGAGCTTCTGTTATGTACAATAGAGGACAGAAACAAATGTCACAGAAATTATAAATATACTCTTGTTCCAAACAGGTTGTATTTAGTACCGGCTGTACTGTGTCCATTGGATGATTGTTTTCTATTCAACTCTGCAAGCCTGTAGCAGGTAATGAGGACTCATACAGTACAATCAAGAGGTAACCAATGTGTAATTTCAATACTCATAATGTGCAGACTGGCTGCCCCCCTCATGGCTAACTAAGAGTGATCAGTGAGCGGGATGGGAGAGGGACGcagggagaagagagaagatGGATGTGCTGTCAAGCCAACAAGTGAACAATCCCTCAGGTGTTCACTCTTGTACTGATGGCAGGATAAGGTTGAGGAGGAAGATAAGGAGCAGACGTGGGACACATGGAGCAAAAACAACACATCTTAAAACCTCAGCCAGTACATGGCACTGCGCATTCTGTTGTAGTCGGGTAGCTGCTCGCAAGGGCCTGGTGGAGAGAGGCAGGAGTGACAGATTAGAGAACGATACTACAGCATTGGCCCTGACCTTGCTGCAAAATACTAAAACCACAAAAGAACTTACCGACAGCTGCCACAGCAGGACACTTATCGTAGATATATTTGGAGCAGATGTCACGCACCATCCTGGGGGTCACGGCCTGAAAGAAGAGGTGTAGAGGGAAGTCAGAACTCCAGACTATCCTGGAGACAGACTAGAAGCCAGTTTTGAAAAGGCACTGCTTCacgcaatacatttttttctctctctcaattgTACAAATGGTCCAGGTCAGAACTCTAGTTCAGAGTGCCAACTCACATCGATCCGAGCATCCCACTCTGCCAGAGGAATACGCCGCCCGTAGTTCAGGATGTGTCTTCCGATGTCGTCACAAAGTGGTGTTGTTCCTAAAAGACAAACAGGTGTGTTGACTTGCGATTCGGAGGAGTTTGTATGTGCGTTTGTGTAAATGCACGACAGACATGATACCTACCATTGAGCTGTCCAACCAGGCTGGCCTTCAGAGCATTCTTGCCTCTGGCTACATCACTCTCTGTCACTGTGGTACACAGGTTCATCCTGCGAGAAATGGAAAGTGGAGGAAATAAGATGAAATATGCACATTGTCCTATAATTAAAAGTGGCATACCATTAcagttgtgagtgtgtgtgtgtgtgtgtgtgtgtgtgtgtcccagagTCATTACTGACCAGGCATTCTGGGACCAGTGCATCATATCTTCGATTTGGTGCTTATCACATACAAAGTAAATGCCCAGCAGGCCGGTGTCGCTATAGGAGGAGTGGAAGGCCTGGAAGCTGTGACACAGGTTCTCCTCCACTGCCAGGCGAGCCAGGCGGCTGCTCAGATGCTGCAGGTGAGAGAAAGGAATGGCCGTTGATATTCAACTGTTCACAATCAAAACTAGATTATAATCACACCAGCATCAGGAAGTAGGTTGAAATATTCATGGTGTTAGGTTGACCCGCTCTAAGTATATGCTAGTTATAGCAGTACAGTGTTAAAGTAGTACAACAGAGAAATGTGACATCAATGTGAAAAACTTTTATAGTTCTGTATATTCCCATCTTCTGGATTTAAAGCCGATATCCATAACATTCCACACGTTACCCTCCAACTACGGCAAAGATGGAACGGGTGTAGCGCAAGTCCAACATCTTCTGCCCCACAAACGTGCTTATTAGTGTCTTACCATTATCCAGTGTCAACTTATCTCCCGCTCCAATTTTGCTCGGGTATCGCTTGCACTGCGAGTTCAAAAGCATTTCCGAGCCCGACCCAGAATGTGTCTGTGAGGTGTGCCACCAACACTATTTTCTGTCAGAAATCAGCTGTTGCGACAAGCTTGACAATGGAGTTGACAAAGTACTTTGAAAGGGAAGCTAAGAGATCATACGGGTGCACTATTCCATCGAGCCAAGCTAGGGTTTAAGCTAAAATGTATAacttctttcctttttcttagAACGAGCGATGAGCGATTTGAGTCGAGCGTGGTAAAACCTGGTTTGAGCGTGGAGCAATATTGAGCGGAGCGACTTTGAGCGTGGGAGCAGAGGTAATGAAAAGCTCCGGGAGTGAGGAGTGGAAATTCTCACCACTCACATGCTCTGAATCCAACATACAAATGATATATAAGAATGTTAcaatgatatttaaaaaaaaaaaaaaaaaaattgattttagCTTTCAgtacataaaacaataaaatatctaAAATTGCTATTCTATTCACCAACTCTTTAGCAATTGCTCTGTTTTTCAGGTATTGTTCCTCTCGACAAGTTCAGAGGCAGGGGTGAGGCCCCTGACCCAGGTTTTCAGAGAGGATCATAGTCTACCCCTCAATAATGGCCACTCAAGACATTAACAACCTCAAGTGGGCAAAGCTTAAAGGGGACACTGCTGAGTTAGTTACAGCTTCCAATTTCATCGTTGTTGTCTTTTATTAATTGcataaactaaaactaaaaacgtATTTCCCCAACCTTTCCACCACCATAGGTGAGGTCATAGCTGCCGATGATGGAGTTGGCCACCATGAGTGGCACGATGTCTGGGCTGGCAGCACTGGCCCCCTCCACAGCCACGGCAATGTGTGCCAGAGGCAAAGCATCATCACGCATACGGATCTGAGGAGAGGCATCGAAGGAAAAGATCAACAAAACAATGAACCCACGAGTGGTCAAGAAACATCCCCACCCATGAGCTATGCTCTGTCACAGGCCAGAATCACAGCTAATGCACCAAACACAGCCATCTTAAATAGAAGTTAATTCACTTGAAATGAGTCTGCAACTGATGCGTTACTCTGCTATAGATGGTCACTTTCAGTGATTTCTCCAACTTGTGTTGATTAtgtattgggggaaaaaaaaaaactaatggtCATGTTAAATAGCAGTGTAATCAGAGATCATGTAATACACCTCACAaaacaatgaagaaaaaaaaaaaaaaattctactgCAAAATATTCAGCATCTCTCACCTCACTGCCTGTAAATCGGCAGGGTGACAACACGGGGACAGCATCTCCCTCATACTCAAAAGATACTCCGCTGAAGTGAGATTTAGCCAAACCGACTAGCTCCTCGTGGTTCACACCTGTTAAAGTAGCACATCAAATAAACGCCGAGTCATTCCAAGAAAAGGGAAGGTTCACAGCTACCAGGGTGCCTCCTCACAGTTTGTGTTAGGACGAAGAGGACCTACCTCCAGCAGCAGACAGCACCATGCGAGGGGCTTTGTAGTGGCTGTTGATGTAATCCACTAGGTCCTGGCGGGTCAGAGTCCTGGGGGAATTGAATATGTAGCTTACACAATGGTGCAGAATTGAATATAATATAGAATAGACGGTGTTTAAGTTACATTATGGCAAATTGCTGTGCAACTTTTGAAGCCATAATTATCGTCATCAAAACACTGCAGTGTGCCTCTGATGAAAgcaattctgtgtgtgtgtgtgtgtgtgtgtgtgtgtgtcattaaaaaaaatgacgctGCAATGCGGTGAGTGCGCCCAAAGATTGGGAGGCATTCCTAGGCTACTTAGTACGCGGAAAGCAGCGATTCTTCTAACCTACCCTAATAGGATAAGTGTAAATAGataagtgtgtgttttgagtgcgAGAAGATCTCCGTTAGGAATTACGTAATGAAATCGCCTacgcctgcaggtaatgcatgtataGTGTAGCCTAAATTCCCGAGGCAGgaaggaaaatatttcattattaatcttttatttctacTCGCTAAATATCACATCCAGAAATCTAAGttcaggggctctacaccttccTTTCCTGTGTTTGAGAGGGAAGTCAATGAATATTTGGACTCCACAAGATATTCAAAGAACTGTAAAGCTCTGCAGATATATTCAACAGTTGTGACATCACGTGACTGAATGATATTGGAACTCTTTTAACTAAGTGATGCTATGAATCGGACTGCTTGTTGATTAGCCTTGCTGGACTTTGTAGACTCCCTGGGATAtgatttgtttatgtatttattttgtagttgtgtgtatgtgtacttgTATGTGTTGTTTGTAACTGCAAATGCtctcaataaattaattgaaaaaGCGCCATTGTGCACTGGCGCTGTTGCAGGAGAGCCGTGAGTGAGTGGGGGCGGGGCTGCGCGAAGAGTGAGAGACAAGATGCAAAGACAGGCACGCCTTTACAGAAGAAATGG encodes the following:
- the uqcrc1 gene encoding cytochrome b-c1 complex subunit 1, mitochondrial, with translation MAASVCRLGSTVGRSLAKTRSLQPILLSLRRGQASVSYAQSLVGAPETHLTILDNGLKVASEETGHATCTVGLWISAGSRYESEKNNGTGFFLEHMAFKGTKKYPQTALEQQVESMGAHLSAYTSREHTAYYMKTLSKDLPKAVELLSELVQSCSLNEAEIEQQRGVVLRELEEVEGNLQEVCLDLLHATAFQGTALGQSVLGPSGNARTLTRQDLVDYINSHYKAPRMVLSAAGGVNHEELVGLAKSHFSGVSFEYEGDAVPVLSPCRFTGSEIRMRDDALPLAHIAVAVEGASAASPDIVPLMVANSIIGSYDLTYGGGKHLSSRLARLAVEENLCHSFQAFHSSYSDTGLLGIYFVCDKHQIEDMMHWSQNAWMNLCTTVTESDVARGKNALKASLVGQLNGTTPLCDDIGRHILNYGRRIPLAEWDARIDAVTPRMVRDICSKYIYDKCPAVAAVGPCEQLPDYNRMRSAMYWLRF